TACCGACTCGGTTTCGTTTGTCTGGATGCCCAGTCCACCACCCGCAAGATGGTCGACCAGCTGCTGGCCCGTTCCGGCCTGGATGTGGGCCGGCTCAAGATCGAGATGGAGCTCAACTCCTTCGAGGCGATCAAGAACGCGGTGCAGTCGGGCCTTGGGGCCGCATTCCTGCCGGTGGTCTCGATCGAGCGGGAGCTGGCGGCGGGCAACCTCTTCCGCCCCAACCTGGTGGATCTGTCGGTGCGGCGTCAGCTCAAGCTGATCACCCATCCGGCCCGCTACTGCTCAAGGGCGTCGGAGGCTTTTCGGCGCGAGATCCTGCCGGTGTTCGCCAGCCCCGACAGCCCCCTGCGCCAGCCGGCTCGGGCCGCCCAGGGGGCGCCCCAGATGGCGGCAGCAGTGCCTGCGATGGCAGTGCCCGCTGCAGCAGGCTCGGTTGGCTCGGGGACGCCGTTGGCCAGCGTCGATTCCAGCCAACCCCAGGACGTCTAGAACTGATTCGCCTCAGGGGTGATCCCCACGCTGTCGTCGGCGGCGCCGGCCACGCCCCTGGTCTGGAACCTGTTGTCGACGATGTCCGTCTGGTAAACGCAGCGCACCACGGGCTTGTCCTTGATCGAACCGACGTAGGCGAAGGTGTTCATGCGCTGTTTGCACTGGCGCATCTGCTCATTGGTGACCGCCCCCTCCTTCTGGAGCACGGACCAGTTCTCCCGGCGGATCACGCAGCCGGGCTGCAGCTTGGGCTGGGTCACGAAGCTGCTGCTCGGGTTCATGGTCGTGTACATCTCCACGTCCACCACGAAGGCGCTGGCACCCCACTGCTTGCAGAACTCGGGGTCGGGCACGGCCAGATCGAGCTGCTGGCTGCTGGCGATGTTGCCCTGATCGCCGGCGGTGTTGCTGGAGAGGGCCGTGCCGATGCCGATGCCCACCACCAGAACCCCGGCCAGCACGGCCATGGTCGCGACGCTGAACTGGAACGGACCACCCCCGGGGGCGCCGCCACCGCCACCGGGGCCGCCACCGCCGCCAGCACTGCCGCTGGGCGGACGCCGGCCACGGGGGGCTTCGGTCCGGCGCGGCGCGTCGTAGCCCTCGTCGTCATAGCCGTAGGGCTCGCGGCTGCGGGCCGGCTCGGTGGAACGCCCGTAGCGGGAGCGGGTCACAGGCTTTCAGGGCTGCGGGGCAAGCCCATCGAGTAATTGAGCACCCGTGCCTCCGGGTTGTAGCGGAGCTCGCCGGCCTGCAGCAGGGTGCGGATCGTGCCCTCCAGCTCCGAGCCGATGTGGCGCAGGTGGTATTCGCTCAGTTCGGCGCCGGCGTGGGCGGCCACCAGTTCTCGGAATCGCTGCTGCAGCTTCTCCAGGACCGCCGCGTCCCAGAGGAACTCGTTGTCGGGGTCCACATCGAGGGTGAGCTGATCGGGGCTGGGCACGAGGTCCTGACCCTCCACCCGCGCCGTGAACAGGCGGATGTGGCGGGTGGTGGACTTGAGCAGCAGGGTGTCGGCCATGGCTGGCAGGGTGCTCGGGCGGATCTGACGTGGGCGGAGGCCCCGAGAGATCTCAGGGGTTCGACTTTAGGAACCCCAGGGGCCAACGGCGCTGGGAGAGGGGCTCTTAGGGTTACCGCTGGTTTTGGGTTTCTCCATGCGTGTCGCGATCGCCGGAGCGGGGCTGGCCGGGCTGTCCTGTGCCAAGTACCTCTGCGACGCGGGGCACACCCCGATCGTTTTTGAGGCCCGGGACGTGCTCGGGGGCAAGGTGGCGGCCTGGCAGGACGAGGACGGCGACTGGTACGAAACGGGGCTGCACATCTTTTTTGGCGCCTACCGCAACATGCGTCGGCTGTTGGCCGAGCTCGGCATCGAAGAGCGGCTCCAGTGGAAGAGCCATTCGATGATCTTCAACCAGAAGGACGTTCCGGGCACCTACAGCCGCTTCGATTTCCCTGACATCCCGGCTCCTTTCAATGGCTTGGCGGCCATTCTGGGCAACAACGACATGCTCAGCTGGCCGGAAAAGATCCGCTTCGGGCTCGGCCTGGTACCCGCGATTCTGAAGGGCCAGGACTACGTCGAGGAATGTGATAAGTACTCCTGGACGGAGTGGCTGCAGCTTCACAACATTCCTGAACGGGTCAACGATGAGGTGTTCCTGGCCATGAGCAAGGCCTTGAACTTCATCAACCCTGAAGAGATCTCCAGCACCGTGGTGCTCACGGCCCTCAACCGTTTTCTGCAGGAGAGCGATGGCTCCAAGATGGCGTTTCTCGATGGCAATCCGCCCGAGCGCCTCTGTCAGCCGATCGTTGACTACATCACGGCGCGCGGTGGTGAAGTTCATCTCAATTCACCCTTGCGCCAGATCGAACTGGCCGCCGATGGCAGCGTGAGGGGCTTTCGTCTCGCTGGCCTCAAGGGGCAGGATGACCGCAGCGTGCAGGCTGATGCCTACGTCAGCGCCATGCCGGTGGATCCACTCAAGCTGCTGCTTCCCGAGCCCTGGAGGGAGCTTCCCTATTTCAAGAAACTCGAGGGGCTCAAGGGCGTACCGGTGATCAACATCCACCTCTGGTTCGATCGCAAGCTCACCGAAATCGATCATCTGCTGTTCAGCCGCAGCGAGCTACTCAGTGTCTACGCCGACATGAGCAATACCTGCCGCGAATACGAGGATCCCGAGCGTTCGATGCTGGAGCTGGTGTTCGCCCCTGCCAAGGATTGGATCGGCCGCAGCGATGCCGACATCGTGGCCGCGACCTTGCTGGAGCTGGAGCGCCTGTTCCCGATGCACTTCACCGGTGAGGATCAAGCCAGGCTTCTGAAGTCGAAAGTTGTGAAGACCCCACTTTCGGTCTACAAGACCGTGCCAGGCTGCCAGGCCCTGCGGCCCGATCAGGCTTCGCCGATTCCTAATTTCTTCCTGGCGGGCTGTTTCACCAAACAGCGCTACCTGGCCTCGATGGAGGGGGCAGTTCTCAGCGGGCGCCTCTGCGCCGAGGCGGTCGATCATCGGGCCGAATCAACACTCGGAACGGATGTCGAACCGAGCCTGGCGGCGGCCTAGGCGTGCTGGCCCCCTTGCCTGGAACTGACAATCTCCCCCTGGGCCTGGAGCAGGCCTATGAAGCCTGCCGCCGGGAAACGGCGGAATGGGCCAAGACCTTCTATCTGGGCACCCTGCTGATGCCGCCCGCCAAGCGGCGAGCGATCTGGGCCATCTACGTCTGGTGCCGGCGCACCGATGAGCTGATGGACGGCCCGGAGGCCCAGCACGTTTCAGCCCAGGAGCTCTCGGATCGGCTCGATCGCTGGGAGGTCCGCACCCGGGCCCTGTTCGATGGAACGGTGCGGGATGGGCTGGACCGGGTGATGGTCGACACCCTGGAGCGCTTCCCCCAGCCCGTTCAGCCCTACCTCGACATGATTGAGGGCCAGCGGATGGATCTCCTCCAGCACCGCTACGCGAGCTTCGAGGAACTGGAGCTCTACTGCTACCGGGTGGCGGGAACGGTGGGGCTGATGACCCAGGAGGTGATGGGCGTCGACTCGGCCTACACCACGGCGCCCTGGAGTTCCAGGCCGGACACGTCCGAGGCGGCGGTGGCCCTGGGCATCGCCAACCAGCTCACCAACATCCTGCGGGACGTGGGTGAGGACCGTGCCCGTGGTCGTATCTATCTCCCCCAGGATGAGCTGGAGCGGTTCGGCTACAGCGAAGCCGATCTGATGGCGGGCAACTTGAACCAGAACTGGCGCGACCTGATGGCCTTTCAACTGCGCCGGGCCAGGCAGTGGTTTGCCCGTTCGGAGGAGGGGGTGCGCTGGCTGGCCCCCGATGCCCGCTGGCCGGTGTGGGCGTCTCTGCGTCTCTATCGCGGCATTCTCGATGTGATTGAACGCCACAACTACGACGTGTTCAACCATCGCGCCTATGTGCCCAGGACAGGAAAGTTGCTCGATCTGCCCTTCTCTTATCTCACCGCCCAGGTGAGGTGACCCCCAGGCCGGCTCAGCGGTCCCCTTGCTCCAGGAGATCGTCGAGGATCCTGTTGATTTGCTCGGGAGCTTCGTCATGGGGGCAGTGGCCC
The window above is part of the Cyanobium sp. ATX 6F1 genome. Proteins encoded here:
- the pds gene encoding 15-cis-phytoene desaturase, with amino-acid sequence MRVAIAGAGLAGLSCAKYLCDAGHTPIVFEARDVLGGKVAAWQDEDGDWYETGLHIFFGAYRNMRRLLAELGIEERLQWKSHSMIFNQKDVPGTYSRFDFPDIPAPFNGLAAILGNNDMLSWPEKIRFGLGLVPAILKGQDYVEECDKYSWTEWLQLHNIPERVNDEVFLAMSKALNFINPEEISSTVVLTALNRFLQESDGSKMAFLDGNPPERLCQPIVDYITARGGEVHLNSPLRQIELAADGSVRGFRLAGLKGQDDRSVQADAYVSAMPVDPLKLLLPEPWRELPYFKKLEGLKGVPVINIHLWFDRKLTEIDHLLFSRSELLSVYADMSNTCREYEDPERSMLELVFAPAKDWIGRSDADIVAATLLELERLFPMHFTGEDQARLLKSKVVKTPLSVYKTVPGCQALRPDQASPIPNFFLAGCFTKQRYLASMEGAVLSGRLCAEAVDHRAESTLGTDVEPSLAAA
- a CDS encoding DUF3172 domain-containing protein, which codes for MTRSRYGRSTEPARSREPYGYDDEGYDAPRRTEAPRGRRPPSGSAGGGGGPGGGGGAPGGGPFQFSVATMAVLAGVLVVGIGIGTALSSNTAGDQGNIASSQQLDLAVPDPEFCKQWGASAFVVDVEMYTTMNPSSSFVTQPKLQPGCVIRRENWSVLQKEGAVTNEQMRQCKQRMNTFAYVGSIKDKPVVRCVYQTDIVDNRFQTRGVAGAADDSVGITPEANQF
- a CDS encoding phytoene synthase; translated protein: MLAPLPGTDNLPLGLEQAYEACRRETAEWAKTFYLGTLLMPPAKRRAIWAIYVWCRRTDELMDGPEAQHVSAQELSDRLDRWEVRTRALFDGTVRDGLDRVMVDTLERFPQPVQPYLDMIEGQRMDLLQHRYASFEELELYCYRVAGTVGLMTQEVMGVDSAYTTAPWSSRPDTSEAAVALGIANQLTNILRDVGEDRARGRIYLPQDELERFGYSEADLMAGNLNQNWRDLMAFQLRRARQWFARSEEGVRWLAPDARWPVWASLRLYRGILDVIERHNYDVFNHRAYVPRTGKLLDLPFSYLTAQVR
- the ndhM gene encoding NAD(P)H-quinone oxidoreductase subunit M produces the protein MADTLLLKSTTRHIRLFTARVEGQDLVPSPDQLTLDVDPDNEFLWDAAVLEKLQQRFRELVAAHAGAELSEYHLRHIGSELEGTIRTLLQAGELRYNPEARVLNYSMGLPRSPESL